In Phreatobacter aquaticus, a single genomic region encodes these proteins:
- a CDS encoding ATP-binding protein yields MAWPEILNPRRITVQIALLVLAAVTIFHIVATTIFLVSARNGPPAHPGDYLSKASLIIAVLDATPPAERATTVTRLDAAASGIGIQKVEGQSQPPGNGPGRRFLRLHNLPGGVNTWSDPEHGGIGPGHGGQLFARLSDGDTYSLSLPSPALRPPFGGVAIQTLAFVGLSIVMLSLWAARTVVGPLETTAEAARRYSIDDVAQPLAERGPMEVRQLALAMNQMQARISKLVGDRTRVVAAMSHDLRTPITRLRMRADYMDDPTQRQGMVSDLDQMERMVHGALAYMRDGRTGEPLMPTELPSVLETIRDQYADIGVTIAYEGPDSLRIRIRPSEIERAVTNLVENALKYGGSAALRLTRTEGGVAIEVEDHGPGIPPDQREAMLEPFARGDVARALDDKTGFGLGLTIARAIASAHGGQLTLRSAQPNGLIARIELPLAN; encoded by the coding sequence ATGGCTTGGCCGGAAATTCTCAATCCGCGCAGAATCACTGTTCAGATCGCCCTTCTGGTTCTGGCTGCAGTCACGATCTTTCATATCGTTGCGACGACCATCTTTCTGGTCAGTGCCCGGAATGGCCCGCCTGCCCACCCTGGCGATTATCTTTCCAAGGCGTCACTGATTATCGCCGTTCTCGATGCGACACCACCAGCGGAGCGCGCGACCACGGTCACCCGGCTGGACGCTGCAGCCTCAGGGATCGGCATCCAAAAGGTGGAGGGACAATCGCAGCCTCCTGGCAACGGCCCCGGTCGCCGCTTTCTGCGGCTCCACAACCTGCCCGGCGGGGTCAACACATGGAGCGATCCTGAGCACGGCGGCATTGGCCCAGGCCATGGCGGCCAGCTCTTTGCACGGCTCAGTGACGGCGATACCTATAGCCTGTCGTTGCCCTCGCCAGCCCTTCGCCCTCCCTTCGGCGGTGTCGCGATACAAACGCTCGCCTTTGTCGGTCTCTCCATCGTCATGCTGAGCCTCTGGGCCGCCCGCACGGTTGTCGGGCCCCTGGAAACTACGGCGGAGGCGGCGAGACGCTATTCGATCGACGATGTCGCACAGCCTCTGGCCGAGCGCGGTCCGATGGAGGTCCGGCAACTCGCTCTCGCCATGAACCAGATGCAGGCGCGCATCTCGAAGCTTGTCGGCGACCGAACGCGTGTTGTCGCTGCCATGAGCCACGACCTGCGCACGCCGATCACTCGCCTCAGGATGCGGGCGGACTATATGGACGACCCGACCCAGCGCCAGGGCATGGTCAGCGACCTCGACCAGATGGAGCGCATGGTCCACGGCGCCCTCGCTTACATGCGGGACGGCCGCACCGGCGAGCCGCTGATGCCGACGGAACTGCCGAGCGTCCTTGAGACGATCCGCGACCAGTATGCCGATATCGGTGTGACCATCGCCTATGAGGGTCCGGACAGCCTGAGGATTCGCATTCGTCCGAGCGAGATCGAGCGAGCCGTGACGAACCTCGTCGAGAACGCGCTCAAATATGGCGGCTCGGCCGCGCTGCGGTTGACCCGCACCGAGGGCGGGGTTGCCATTGAGGTGGAGGATCATGGCCCCGGCATTCCCCCGGATCAGCGCGAAGCCATGCTCGAACCATTCGCCCGGGGCGATGTCGCCCGCGCGCTCGACGACAAGACGGGTTTCGGGCTCGGCCTGACTATCGCTCGCGCGATTGCTTCCGCCCATGGCGGGCAGCTGACGCTACGAAGTGCGCAGCCTAATGGACTCATCGCCCGCATCGAGCTTCCGCTGGCGAACTGA
- a CDS encoding Bug family tripartite tricarboxylate transporter substrate binding protein: MSMFSSGLSRRSLVGMAIAATAVPARAQTYPGRPVQVLVPFAAGGGVDVTMRIVAEAASDVFGQRFVIENRGGGATVIASQAVARAAPDGYTVLTAPTTMVINAASRQNLPFDWKADFVPVCLIAKLPFVVVARPDAPYSTMKQLEAAARSAAAPLTFSSGGTGTVAHLAGELFALRTGTKLQHVPYRGEGPALSDLLGGTLSVSFSTLAGVQGQIQSGAVKALAVTTRDRTSILPDVPTVAEQGYADYDVSAWMAIVAPKSTPVEAVDAMQKAFNTVLARPEMRERLKAVGADVAGGSPADLARFMEREAGQWAEVVKAINLRTD, encoded by the coding sequence ATGTCGATGTTCTCGTCCGGTCTGTCGCGCCGCTCGCTTGTTGGGATGGCGATTGCCGCGACCGCTGTGCCTGCGCGCGCGCAGACCTATCCAGGCCGCCCGGTCCAGGTCCTGGTGCCGTTTGCGGCAGGCGGCGGCGTCGATGTCACCATGAGGATCGTTGCCGAGGCGGCAAGTGACGTGTTCGGCCAACGCTTCGTCATCGAGAACCGCGGCGGTGGCGCGACCGTCATAGCCTCCCAGGCTGTCGCCCGTGCGGCACCGGATGGCTACACGGTCCTGACCGCACCGACCACCATGGTGATCAACGCGGCGTCGCGCCAGAATCTGCCGTTCGACTGGAAGGCAGATTTCGTGCCCGTCTGTCTCATCGCCAAGCTGCCCTTCGTGGTGGTTGCGCGGCCCGACGCACCCTATTCGACGATGAAGCAGCTTGAGGCGGCAGCGCGCTCCGCCGCGGCGCCGCTGACCTTCAGCTCGGGTGGAACCGGGACGGTTGCCCATCTCGCGGGCGAATTGTTCGCCCTGCGAACTGGCACCAAGCTGCAGCACGTGCCCTATCGCGGTGAAGGGCCGGCCCTGTCGGATCTGCTTGGGGGAACACTCAGCGTGTCATTCTCGACGCTGGCCGGTGTTCAGGGGCAGATCCAGTCCGGGGCCGTGAAGGCCCTGGCTGTGACCACGCGCGATCGGACATCTATTCTGCCTGATGTGCCGACGGTCGCCGAGCAGGGCTACGCGGACTATGACGTCTCCGCATGGATGGCGATCGTCGCGCCGAAGTCCACGCCCGTGGAAGCGGTCGATGCCATGCAGAAGGCCTTCAATACGGTCCTGGCTCGTCCAGAGATGCGCGAACGGCTGAAAGCGGTCGGGGCAGACGTGGCCGGCGGTAGCCCTGCCGATCTCGCCCGCTTCATGGAGCGTGAGGCTGGTCAGTGGGCTGAAGTGGTCAAGGCCATCAACCTGCGGACCGACTGA
- a CDS encoding response regulator, with the protein MNAQQHILVVEDDQELSKLLVRYLRTNGYRVTSAPDGRDFDRLLADHRFDLVVLDIMLPGEDGLSLCRRARAVSNVPLVIVSAKGEELDRIVGLEIGADDYLAKPFNPRELLARIKAVLRRTQDAGVPSRETTVRHYRFLGWTLDVIHRTLTDATGARVAITSAEFDLLLVFCERPGRVLSREQIIDLTQGRAFSPFERSVDILVSRLRAKIKIGPDQPSTIVTVRSSGYQFTPDVEAS; encoded by the coding sequence ATGAACGCACAACAGCACATTCTCGTCGTCGAGGACGATCAGGAACTCAGCAAGCTGCTGGTCCGCTATCTGCGCACGAACGGCTACCGGGTCACCAGCGCACCTGACGGACGCGACTTCGACAGGCTCCTTGCCGACCATCGCTTCGACCTCGTCGTCCTCGATATCATGCTGCCCGGCGAAGATGGCCTCAGCCTGTGCCGCCGCGCCCGTGCCGTATCGAACGTGCCGCTGGTTATCGTATCGGCCAAAGGCGAAGAACTGGACAGGATCGTGGGCCTGGAGATTGGTGCCGACGACTATCTCGCGAAGCCCTTCAATCCGCGCGAGTTGCTGGCACGGATCAAGGCAGTGCTGCGAAGAACCCAGGATGCCGGCGTGCCCTCCCGTGAGACGACAGTGCGCCACTATCGTTTCCTCGGCTGGACGCTCGATGTCATTCATCGCACGCTGACCGATGCGACGGGTGCGCGCGTCGCGATTACCAGCGCTGAGTTCGATCTCCTGCTCGTCTTCTGCGAGCGTCCCGGGCGCGTCCTGAGCCGCGAGCAGATCATCGATCTGACCCAGGGGCGGGCGTTCAGCCCGTTCGAGCGCAGCGTGGACATTCTCGTGAGCCGCCTCAGAGCCAAGATCAAGATCGGCCCCGATCAACCGAGCACCATCGTCACTGTGCGGTCCAGCGGCTACCAGTTCACGCCGGATGTCGAGGCGAGCTGA
- a CDS encoding NAD(P)-binding domain-containing protein, whose product MSLDPLAALEARIADDLGRIAHPAAPWLKPRSGPDGSKALDVLIVGGGQSGVVTAFGLKRMRVDNVLVVDKAAYGQEGPWVTYARMKTLRSPKDFTGPDLDIPSLTYQSWHEAKYGVDHWRALDLITREDWNDYLLFVRKVTGVKVENATELTGLSFDRGLIRAELSGPEGTRSVYARKVVLATGQDSTGRWWMPSCVEALPTELRAHAADPIDFDRLKGKVVAVLGAGASAFDNAATALEAGAAEVHLFCRRIEPQVIQPYRWLTFRGFLKHFSDLDDVWRWRFMSRVLGLREGFPQATYDRCARHANFTVHTDAPWLDARVDGDRAVVTLPQGEFAADFLIAGTGIAMDFGAKPELASFADNILSWADAYQPPEAERNDRLGGFPYLSEHYAFVEKQPGLTPWIRDVHLFSIASTMSFGASGSSINAMTTAVPRLIDGITRGLFCDDVESHWADFLAYDIPQATVQATVPGLGREAAE is encoded by the coding sequence ATGAGCCTCGACCCTCTTGCAGCCCTTGAAGCCCGCATCGCCGACGATCTCGGTCGGATCGCCCACCCGGCAGCACCCTGGTTGAAGCCACGCTCGGGACCCGACGGATCGAAGGCCTTGGACGTCCTGATCGTGGGTGGCGGCCAGTCCGGGGTGGTCACGGCCTTCGGCCTGAAGCGCATGCGCGTCGACAATGTGCTGGTGGTGGACAAGGCGGCCTATGGACAGGAAGGGCCATGGGTCACCTACGCGCGGATGAAAACGCTGCGCAGTCCGAAGGATTTCACGGGACCGGACCTCGACATCCCCAGCCTCACCTATCAGTCGTGGCACGAAGCGAAATATGGTGTCGATCATTGGCGGGCGCTTGACCTGATCACCCGGGAAGACTGGAACGACTACCTCCTGTTCGTCCGCAAGGTCACGGGCGTCAAAGTCGAGAACGCCACGGAGCTGACCGGTCTCTCATTCGATCGCGGGCTCATTCGCGCTGAGCTGTCGGGGCCTGAAGGCACCCGATCGGTCTATGCCCGCAAGGTCGTTCTGGCGACCGGCCAGGATTCGACTGGCCGCTGGTGGATGCCCTCATGTGTCGAAGCCCTGCCCACCGAATTGCGCGCCCATGCCGCCGACCCCATCGATTTCGATCGCCTGAAGGGCAAGGTGGTCGCGGTGCTGGGGGCCGGTGCGTCAGCTTTCGACAATGCCGCAACCGCGCTTGAGGCGGGTGCAGCCGAGGTCCATCTGTTCTGCCGCCGCATCGAGCCGCAGGTCATCCAGCCCTATCGCTGGCTGACCTTTCGCGGCTTCCTCAAGCATTTCAGCGATCTCGACGATGTATGGCGCTGGCGCTTCATGAGCCGGGTCCTGGGGCTGCGTGAAGGATTTCCGCAGGCGACCTATGATCGCTGCGCCCGGCACGCCAATTTCACCGTCCACACCGATGCGCCCTGGCTTGATGCGCGTGTCGATGGCGACCGGGCGGTGGTGACCCTCCCCCAGGGCGAGTTTGCGGCCGATTTCCTCATCGCCGGCACTGGCATCGCAATGGACTTTGGCGCGAAGCCCGAACTTGCATCATTCGCCGACAACATCCTGTCCTGGGCGGATGCTTACCAACCCCCGGAGGCCGAACGCAACGACCGCCTGGGCGGCTTTCCCTATCTCTCCGAGCACTATGCCTTTGTCGAAAAACAGCCCGGGCTGACCCCCTGGATCCGTGATGTGCACCTGTTCTCGATTGCCTCGACCATGAGCTTTGGCGCATCGGGCTCCTCGATCAACGCGATGACCACGGCCGTGCCGCGGCTGATTGATGGCATCACGCGCGGGCTGTTCTGCGACGATGTCGAAAGCCATTGGGCCGATTTCCTGGCCTACGACATACCGCAGGCAACAGTTCAGGCGACCGTGCCGGGCCTTGGGCGCGAGGCTGCCGAATAG